Proteins from one Malaya genurostris strain Urasoe2022 chromosome 2, Malgen_1.1, whole genome shotgun sequence genomic window:
- the LOC131427436 gene encoding serine-rich adhesin for platelets-like isoform X1 yields the protein MAADSDGDQQNNNQCSSTLKAVVICEGNLHDPDFQSRLDGLVAKLTTLVEEPADNGKLTVDKVEPWNSVRVTLSIPKDAAVKLRKLAAEGNSALRALGILSVQLEGDTVLSLRLVGQEIVLRTDNSTTAGPTVSGGANSGLGELTRILSQQQQQQQQQQQQQQQLQLQHAQQQIFTQDSLAGPSKASTPHLQPKQTPSPAAAIPVTSVSMANGPLAPESTIFKSPNTICPMDGKLPAHVPNVVESCEYPFESMTQARVIQRRENTLGVVSTASGSSSVNKVPSSNHFVAPNPPVAPPPPPPPPPPSYQVAVGTIPAVKSAPVTTIAVNASGSSATTTGPVGNVAMTSPLLVNLLQNENAIPQSLAATGGSKSTVPTIKHELLSSGNSGMGSSVVIEKVPSIIGVASNSSKVNVINDNELSVNSGGLQKTSCIVTNSNNNNPVHPVIGNSVGGATASVAPTTAVPNSVVGTPKTILVNNSIAGVETVATDSATGPAAISASANRNPNNNNNNLMTNTSNINNTASNNQNVLNVPPSLVTPPMSVPSSNKNVSVQQQQQQQQQPRFNLGPSGTTAVKPSTPQQTMRPQQVLAVGMAQQQQRPLHPPSQQAHSLQTSLNRFPTQPQHLPFRQPSAPQVQQQQQQQQHIGNSRWPVSQSMDSVTKSSYQEFTRYQMQYNLSQQQLSIKQSQQLQTAATLSGGSDLLGLGNFGDLPDFTKNDLDSLLPTLNNADLEGAFLDELDLGLEQSLTPTGASGGLMKPSERKWKQQFLINPLTGELEETHVEETDENDEEASKSFPEFHSEMSNPLYSDDDTSCSTGFSKFTSDVSDTERSTTADGATSSGFGSMPPGPANSFIGKLTKPSKVKKDKLKDGTKSSTKTKEKKPREKKSSSLKQIKTKAKIVSTESGGESPGSQEKIKLRLKLEKSEAISVSLVQPTQISVGGTSNSSSGGLGSSSINRKVQSSQVLTVTPGAPSGMGIVPSSSGVNVAAMTPVQSSLSSSSLSSSISFATTGTVTQQQSQYQQTLGPQTLGSSSFTGTNHSVGMNVSNSSSPCLQTTSPAGEELRVPPLHISLRGKNSVVIKNSRKDRKKSQSGGEEDSDGCNFPLGKKSSIKRSSHSTDSRITMVKTSESSIRLKIEDSGSPTDPSSLPSSPNHHNHNSTSSAGSSSMMTPIAGGGSSKANSNKLEDLNPPVSPAVVGPALMSSDLLGFDQQHKRTAPESVHSPNGLMCPEKKRRLSAGLGGNLQSAGTVDELGVNANSNSAATSINEINEIYETLISSTAGGPIGSTNVGTLPQSSLLAAATSSAKNLKSSSTNNSINNNNNAFGKCISSGSKNLVKPTQSSPTTSSVSSPGALAAVPNTMSSTQSSKQPSTASPSTDGAQSKKSPPTGRISSDSTTEDQESAAGDDSTTKHSGNTSNTTSAESEVSAASQRINNTHHHHHNRPPDQPGDSPSTSLEQSMNQQQPAPTIVGASSHLLTQGVRGSPGSQAQGEDSGIESMDALSEKSPHQVSHSPQGNEPNKMLRMDSPKEKTPTATVELKEPLKNDSGTTNNNNSNASLDEYIDIEAALAKMEGINELQVTTKLNGDHSTLIKPKQELDLLVGHNALLDSANLSKILDDIDDDELVLSADTAAGLKGKSIDVSSSENLSLKQQESLVVKGEEAEDWHGKTRKKLQHQQQQLKGEVNDILTSSSNNNLTDKIEIKLNTKQLVLEDCCSNKEVLCLKSECDSKIEDCEAVIKTDPEEAIVSSLNQQQSCNKSGSDSNSNFSSSNLSGTKSQESASINKEGGCPPTDGKEAKNGETDSVPELKPRHEQPPLYSYSSEKARERRTAANSTSSSSSSATVIEIIDLDDSGKSNDLEPPQQVQPNKQIDSPLSIDIPLHPESAENRVRTRASSKLESPLEPPRQSPSVESPAAERLKNTLKHATPPANSATSAVGSGVDRLSPKTLPKVGKRKRQGSESSTQSCVSDDITMPTRAKKPRKAAVAAAAVTNAEKQKKIGASRNTQHRKAATETPTLSSTPVIRVVAVPAAEDSSDSDEPLIEIAGKFRNSKLTKPSTSSTTNPSTTSTTTTSTTTSSSTYSSSSSTTGTGSSSTSGPAASEKEKTLRNHKTPSSASKNVSNTSAQNSSPSSTASTNSVGSGSGVSNAHSHKTNAHSRSVHSVPTAAHVANSAALADEKISTRRSVRMTTSTLSTAAMNSKAKANAGNIASGTPNSTSTGGTSSAENHRESTHHHSVSHHNKVNHVNHQHSSATGIGRSSASTPAVEGKVSSGSHATSATTVDPGVTTTEVRRKTRSAGLESTIEGRRRRVSRDSK from the exons ATGGCGGCCGATAGTGACGGTGATCAACAGAATAACAACCAGTGCAGCAGCACGCTGAAGGCAGTTGTCATTTGTGAGGGAaatctccacgatcccgatttTCAGTCAAGATTGGACGGTCTGGTCGCGAAACTAACCACGCTGGTTGAAGAGCCAGCCGATAACGGGAAACTGACGGTGGACAAG GTGGAACCATGGAACAGTGTCCGTGTTACGTTGTCCATTCCCAAGGATGCAGCAGTAAAACTGCGCAAGCTGGCCGCGGAAGGGAACAGTGCTCTTCGAGCGCTTGGCATCCTATCCGTACAATTAGAGGGCGACACAGTTCTGTCGCTTCGGTTAGTAGGGCAAGAAATAGTACTGAGGACGG ATAATTCTACCACGGCTGGACCAACTGTTAGCGGTGGTGCCAATAGTGGCTTAGGGGAGCTCACTCGAATACTctcccaacaacaacaacagcagcagcagcagcaacaacaacaacaacaattacAATTGCAACATGCACAGCAACAAATTTTTACACAGGATTCTTTGGCTGGTCCCTCAAAAGCTTCTACTCCTCACCTTCAACCAAAACAGACACCATCGCCAGCTGCTGCAATTCCCGTGACGTCTGTGTCAATGGCGAACGGTCCCCTAGCACCCGAAAGCACCATTTTCAAATCCCCAAACACTATCTGTCCCATGGATGGTAAACTACCAGCCCACGTGCCAAATGTGGTGGAAAGCTGTGAATATCCATTCGAGAGCATGACCCAGGCAAGGGTAATTCAGCGAAGGGAAAATACGCTCGGTGTAGTGTCAACCGCATCCGGCTCAAGTAGTGTGAATAAAGTACCCAGTAGCAATCATTTTGTTGCTCCTAATCCACCAGtagcaccaccaccaccaccaccaccacctccaCCGTCATACCAAGTTGCAGTTGGTACAATACCTGCGGTAAAAAGTGCTCCTGTGACAACAATCGCTGTAAACGCGAGTGGCAGTAGTGCCACTACGACGGGGCCAGTGGGGAATGTGGCAATGACCAGTCCACTATTGGTAAATCTGCTACAGAACGAGAATGCTATTCCGCAGAGTTTAGCAGCAACTGGCGGATCAAAATCGACAGTGCCGACCATCAAGCATGAACTTCTGTCGTCCGGCAATAGTGGGATGGGTTCCAGTGTGGTTATTGAAAAAGTCCCAAGCATTATTGGAGTTGCGTCAAATTCTAGTAAAGTAAATGTTATCAATGACAATGAACTAAGTGTGAATAGTGGTGGTCTGCAGAAGACATCGTGTATCGTaactaatagtaataataacaatccagTGCATCCAGTGATCGGCAACAGTGTCGGCGGTGCTACAGCGTCTGTTGCACCGACCACAGCGGTACCAAACAGTGTCGTTGGTACACCGAAGACAATATTAGTGAATAATAGCATTGCTGGTGTTGAAACCGTGGCCACTGATTCAGCGACCGGACCAGCAGCGATCAGTGCTAGTGCTAACAGAAaccctaataataataataataatttaatgaCAAACACTAGTAACATAAACAATACCGCTAGTAACAATCAGAATGTTTTAAATGTGCCGCCTTCTCTAGTAACTCCACCAATGTCAGTGCcttcttcaaacaaaaacgttagtgtgcaacaacaacaacaacaacaacagcaaccaaGATTTAATCTCGGCCCCAGTGGGACTACAGCAGTAAAGCCTTCCACGCCGCAGCAAACTATGCGACCGCAGCAGGTTTTGGCAGTGGGAATGGCTCAACAACAGCAGCGACCTCTTCATCCACCCTCTCAACAAGCGCATTCTCTGCAAACGAGCTTAAATCGGTTCCCAACGCAACCACAACATTTACCGTTCCGACAGCCATCAGCACCTCAagtgcagcaacagcagcagcagcagcaacacatTGGCAACTCACGGTGGCCAGTGTCACAGTCGATGGACTCAGTCACGAAGTCTAGTTATCAGGAATTTACCCGCTATCAGATGCAATACAATCTAAGTCAGCAGCAGTTGAGCATCAAACAATCTCAACAGTTACAGACAGCAGCCACACTCAGCGGTGGAAGTGATTTGCTTGGGCTTGGAAATTTCGGTGATTTGCCCGATTTCACGAAGAACGATCTTGATTCGCTATTGCCTACGCTGAACAATGCCGATCTGGAAGGAGCTTTCTTGGACGAACTTGACCTAGGACTTGAGCAATCTTTGACACCCACTGGAGCCAGCGGAGGACTGATGAAGCCTTCTGAAAGAAAATGGAAGCAACAGTTTTTAATTAATCCACTAACCGGAGAGCTGGAGGAAACTCATGTGGAAGAGACGGACGAAAACGACGAAGAAGCGTCAAAAAGTTTTCCAGAATTTCATTCGGAAATGTCGAACCCACTGTACTCCGACGATGACACCTCTTGTAGTACGGGATTCTCGAAATTCACGTCGGATGTTAGCGATACGGAACGATCGACGACGGCGGATGGCGCGACTTCCAGTGGGTTCGGCAGTATGCCGCCTGGTCCAGCAAACAGTTTCATAGGAAAGCTGACAAAACCGAGCAAAGTGAAAAAGGATAAACTGAAAGATGGAACTAAAAGTTCCACGAAAACGAAAGAGAAGAAACCACGCGAGAAAAAATCATCATCGTTGAAGCAGATAAAAACAAAGGCGAAAATTGTTTCTACGGAAAGCGGTGGTGAATCACCCGGAAGTCAGGAGAAAATTAAACTTCGCTTGAAACTGGAGAAGTCCGAAGCTATCAGTGTGAGCTTGGTACAGCCTACACAGATAAGTGTAGGTGGAACCAGTAATAGTAGTAGCGGCGGATTGGGCAGTAGCAGTATCAATAGGAAAGTGCAATCATCACAAGTGCTAACAGTGACTCCCGGTGCACCAAGTGGGATGGGAATCGTTCCCAGCTCATCGGGGGTAAATGTAGCTGCTATGACTCCGGTGCAGTCGTCGTTATCTTCAAGTTCGCTCTCTTCCTCCATTTCTTTTGCCACCACTGGTACTGTAACGCAGCAGCAATCACAATACCAGCAAACGTTAGGCCCACAAACTCTTGGCAGCAGCAGCTTTACGGGCACTAACCACAGCGTTGGAATGAACGTTTCCAATAGTAGTAGTCCATGCTTGCAAACGACGTCTCCTGCTGGCGAGGAGCTTCGGGTACCCCCTTTACATATTAGTTTGCGAGGTAAAAATTCCGTGGTCATCAAAAATTCCAGAAAAGATCGCAAAAAGAGCCAGAGTGGCGGCGAAGAAGATAGTGACGGGTGTAACTTTCCACTCGGGAAAAAGAGTTCGATCAAACGAAGCAGTCATTCCACCGATAGTCGGATAACTATGGTCAAAACAAGTGAATCGAGTATTCGGTTAAAGATTGAAGATTCCGGTTCGCCTACCGATCCTTCCTCATTGCCATCCTCACCGAATCATCACAACCATAACAGTACCAGTAGCGCAGGTAGCTCATCAATGATGACGCCAATCGCTGGTGGTGGTAGTTCAAAAGCGAATTCGAATAAATTAGAAGATCTGAATCCACCGGTATCGCCGGCGGTTGTTGGCCCAGCGTTGATGTCGAGTGATTTATTGGGATTCGACCAGCAACATAAACGAACAGCACCGGAATCCGTTCATAGCCCCAATGGGTTGATGTGTCCGGAAAAGAAACGTCGATTGAGCGCCGGTTTAGGAGGTAATCTGCAGTCAGCGGGAACCGTAGATGAGCTCGGTGTGAATGCAAATAGTAACAGTGCAGCGACCAGTATCAATGAAATAAATGAAATCTATGAAACTTTAATCTCGTCCACCGCGGGTGGTCCTATTGGTTCGACGAATGTTGGCACTTTGCCACAATCGTCTCTGCTAGCAGCGGCAACGTCGTCAGCAAAAAACTTGAAGAGCTCCAGCACGAACAACagtatcaacaacaacaacaacgcgtTTGGCAAATGCATTAGCAGCGGTAGCAAAAACTTGGTCAAGCCAACGCAGTCGAGCCCAACGACGTCGTCTGTGTCATCGCCTGGAGCTCTGGCAGCTGTACCGAATACTATGAGCTCGACACAGTCCTCGAAACAGCCTTCTACTGCATCTCCTTCAACCGATGGTGCGCAAAGTAAAAAATCGCCTCCAACGGGGAGGATCAGTTCCGACAGTACCACCGAGGACCAAGAATCTGCCGCCGGTGATGATAGTACTACAAAACATAGCGGCAATACATCAAACACTACCTCAGCAGAATCGGAAGTCTCCGCCGCCAGTCAGCGAATAAACAACACACACCACCATCATCACAATCGTCCACCGGATCAACCGGGCGATTCGCCCTCGACCAGTCTGGAGCAATCGATGAACCAGCAGCAGCCAGCGCCAACGATAGTCGGTGCCAGCAGTCATCTGCTAACGCAGGGAGTGAGAGGTTCCCCTGGATCTCAAGCGCAAGGTGAAGATAGTGGAATCGAATCAATGGACGCTCTGTCGGAGAAGAGTCCCCATCAGGTGTCTCACAGTCCACAGGGCAACGAGCCGAACAAAATGCTTCGAATGGATAGTCCAAAGGAAAAAACACCGACCGCCACGGTAGAGTTGAAGGAACCGTTGAAGAACGATTCGGGTACtacgaacaacaacaacagcaatgcAAGCTTGGACGAATACATAGATATCGAAGCTGCACTGGCCAAAATGGAAGGAATCAATGAGCTGCAAGTCACGACCAAACTGAACGGTGATCATTCGACCCTAATAAAACCAAAACAAGAATTGGATCTGTTGGTGGGTCACAATGCATTGCTTGACAGTGCAAATCTTAGCAAAATTCTCGACGACATAGACGACGACGAACTAGTGCTGTCGGCGGATACTGCTGCTGGTTTAAAGGGCAAAAGTATTGATGTGTCTTCCAGTGAAAACTTATCCCTGAAACAGCAGGAGTCGTTAGTGGTAAAAGGAGAAGAGGCAGAAGACTGGCATGGGAAGACAAGGAAAAAGCTACAACATCAGCAGCAACAGCTTAAGGGAGAAGTAAATGATATACTCACTAGTAGTAGTAACAACAATCTGACGGATAAAATCGAGATTAAGCTGAATACCAAGCAACTCGTATTGGAGGATTGTTGTAGCAATAAGGAGGTGTTATGTTTAAAAAGCGAATGTGATAGTAAGATAGAAGATTGTGAAGCTGTAATTAAAACTGATCCCGAGGAGGCTATCgttagtagtttaaatcaacagCAGAGCTGTAACAAAAGCGGCTCGGATAGTAATAGTAATTTTAGTAGCAGCAATCTGTCGGGCACGAAATCACAGGAATCTGCTAGTATAAACAAGGAAGGAGGTTGTCCTCCTACTGACGGTAAGGAAGCCAAAAATGGCGAAACTGACAGCGTTCCTGAGCTGAAGCCCCGCCACGAACAACCACCGCTTTACAGCTACTCTAGTGAAAAGGCTCGCGAACGGCGAACTGCTGCCAATTCTACTTCTTCCAGCTCCTCCTCGGCAACGGTAATCGAAATAATCGATTTAGACGATTCGGGTAAATCCAATGACTTGGAACCCCCGCAACAGGTCCAACCgaataaacaaatcgattcgccACTTTCAATTGATATCCCATTGCACCCAGAGTCGGCCGAAAATCGAGTGCGTACACGTGCTTCTAGTAAACTGGAAAGTCCCTTGGAGCCTCCCCGACAGAGCCCGTCAGTTGAATCACCGGCAGCCGAAAGGTTGAAGAATACTCTCAAACATGCGACCCCGCCAGCGAATTCAGCAACGTCAGCAGTCGGTAGTGGAGTAGATCGCTTGAGTCCCAAAACGCTGCCGAAAGTCGGCAAACGAAAACGCCAAGGGTCGGAAAGTTCGACCCAGTCATGTGTCAGTGATGACATAACTATGCCGACTCGAGCGAAAAAGCCTCGAAAAGCAGCAGTTGCAGCGGCTGCGGTAACAAACGCCGAGAAACAAAAGAAAATCGGTGCAAGTCGTAATACGCAACACAGGAAAGCAGCAACTGAAACGCCTACTTTATCGAGTACTCCAGTAATCCGGGTTGTAGCAGTTCCAGCGGCGGAGGATTCGTCCGACAGTGATGAACCCTTGATAGAGATAGCGGGTAAATTTCGAAACTCTAAACTAACTAAACCAAGTACTTCTTCTACTACCAATCCTTCTACCACTTCTACAACTACTACTTCGACTACAACGTCATCATCAACCTACTCCTCATCCTCCTCTACAACAGGTACTGGATCGTCGTCTACATCGGGACCAGCTGCTAGCGAAAAAGAAAAAACACTTCGCAATCATAAAACACCGTCCTCTGCTTCGAAAAATGTCAGCAATACTAGCGCTCAGAACTCGTCTCCGTCGTCCACGGCATCAACGAATAGCGTTGGTTCGGGTAGCGGAGTTTCAAACGCCCATTCCCACAAAACCAACGCTCATTCTAGATCAGTTCACAGTGTACCGACAGCGGCCCACGTTGCAAATTCTGCTGCATTAGCGGATGAAAAAATCAGTACTCGTCGAAGTGTTCGTATGACAACGTCGACTCTTTCGACGGCTGCCATGAACAGCAAAGCGAAAGCAAATGCTGGCAACATCGCAAGTGGAACTCCAAATTCTACCTCGACTGGCGGAACTAGCAGCGCAGAAAACCATCGCGAATCAACACATCATCACAGCGTTTCGCATCACAACAAAGTTAATCATGTGAACCACCAGCACTCGTCGGCAACCGGGATTGGAAGAAGTTCTGCGTCCACACCAGCGGTAGAAGGAAAAGTCAGTTCGGGATCCCACGCAACATCGGCCACAACAGTCGATCCTGGAGTGACCACCACCGAAGTGCGACGGAAAACAAGAAGTGCTG GTCTTGAATCAACCATCGAGGGCCGGCGGAGACGGGTGTCACGCGATAGTAAGTGA